From a single Fusarium fujikuroi IMI 58289 draft genome, chromosome FFUJ_chr03 genomic region:
- a CDS encoding related to toxD protein, which produces MTVANTTKALFIDLENNPKVIERQGLPKPSSGELLIKVLYSGVNPADIKHATHLGMNNTVMGHDFSGQVLETTNPNSVYKPGDIVAGITPAGLHSPVHYGAHQAYITCPEDLLYKVPDNLPPPDAASLTVVAMTAADAIFNQFKFPLPAENKRPAHDGPFLLWGATGSVGYCALQFAIASGVSPIFVTAKPAQFEHLRSLGVEHLFDYRDENVHESIAKALRDSGFDKFSYAIDAAGAPSSADQVLKAVADDTIVASVVIRDNKRFKFPVASSLQDFVIQPPGVPHPISIPSRPADHARAWEGLKWAAERYGKEFRLPPVRIVEGTAEHALEEIKRFVKQGGGFSKVSIKQPLA; this is translated from the coding sequence ATGACTGTCGCGAATACCACCAAAGCACTCTTCATCGATTTAGAGAACAATCCCAAGGTCATCGAACGACAAGGCCTCCCAAAGCCAAGCAGCGGCGAATTGCTTATCAAAGTTCTATACTCGGGCGTTAATCCCGCCGACATCAAGCATGCGACCCACCTAGGAATGAACAATACCGTCATGGGCCATGACTTTAGTGGTCAAGTCCTGGAAACAACAAATCCCAATTCTGTCTACAAGCCCGGAGATATTGTAGCGGGAATCACACCCGCGGGCCTGCATTCACCTGTTCACTACggagctcatcaagcttaCATCACATGCCCGGAAGATTTGCTGTACAAAGTCCCTGATAACCTGCCACCACCCGACGCAGCGAGTTTGACTGTTGTTGCCATGACAGCCGCTGATGCGATATTCAACCAATTCAAATTCCCTCTCCCTGCAGAGAACAAAAGGCCGGCCCACGATGGTCCATTTCTGCTCTGGGGGGCAACAGGTTCTGTCGGATACTGTGCCCTTCAGTTCGCCATCGCAAGTGGCGTGTCTCCTATTTTTGTTACTGCAAAGCCGGCGCAATTCGAGCATCTACGCTCTCTCGGTGTCGAGCATCTATTCGACTACCGGGATGAGAACGTCCACGAGTCCATCGCCAAAGCTCTGCGTGACTCGGGCTTTGATAAGTTTTCATACGCAATTGATGCCGCGGGAGCCCCTAGTTCGGCCGACCAGGTGCTTAAAGCTGTAGCAGACGATACTATCGTTGCTTCGGTGGTCATACGGGATAACAAGCGCTTCAAGTTCCCCGTTGCTTCATCACTACAAGACTTTGTGATTCAGCCCCCTGGCGTTCCTCATCCGATTTCCATTCCTTCTCGACCTGCGGACCATGCTAGAGCTTGGGAGGGCTTGAAGTGGGCTGCTGAACGTTATGGGAAGGAATTCCGCTTGCCACCGGTCCGTATAGTTGAAGGAACGGCTGAGCATGCGTTGGAAGAGATTAAGCGTTTTGTCAAGCAAGGTGGAGGCTTTTCCAAAGTTTCTATTAAGCAACCACTTGCATAG
- a CDS encoding related to chitinase yields MVLSIPQVVGRLALVLGLLPNLVLAQCGPDNDGARCPLNVCCSSAGYCGTSSVYCGDGCQSTYGSCSVPTVPSCSSGGKSATNGHRVGYWRVQQAWDRSCDVVLPSQIQTNGLTHLILAFADFDSSSFAVGAQNSQDVDYYKQFTALQTSSLQTWIAIGGGSFSTETWSSMAASASSRSAFISSLKSFMETYSFQGVDLDWEFPATTDAANLVSLVQELRAAFGKDYGISAAVPADWGSIQGFNAAGMGKYVDFFNFMAYDLHGWGIDQEPAKSVVTYQASIVDIANDLMPLWANQTDPSLINLGIPLYGRGYTLSSSSCKEAGCAASGPSEEGSCVKDPTGVMVLSDIKKAVAANQATVELDSEAMQKYVTWGGDQWIGYDDADTLALKMAWADGLCLGGAVFWALDNNGGAWGAQGKSPCKA; encoded by the coding sequence ATGGTGCTTTCCATCCCTCAAGTCGTCGGCCGTCTGGCTCTGGTTCTTGGTCTTCTACCCAATCTTGTCCTCGCCCAATGCGGCCCTGATAACGATGGAGCTCGCTGCCCTTTGAACGTCTGCTGTTCCTCGGCCGGATACTGCGGAACGTCAAGTGTGTACTGTGGTGATGGTTGTCAATCAACGTACGGGAGCTGTTCTGTACCTACAGTtccatcttgctcttctggCGGTAAGAGTGCGACTAATGGCCATCGCGTTGGATACTGGCGCGTACAGCAGGCTTGGGACCGGTCTTGCGATGTTGTCCTTCCTTCTCAAATCCAGACCAATGGATTGACCCATCTTATCTTGGCGTTTGCCGATTTCGACTCTAGCAGTTTCGCAGTGGGCGCCCAGAACTCTCAAGATGTCGACTACTATAAGCAGTTCACCGCTTTACAGACTAGTTCGTTGCAGACGTGGATTGCCATTGGTGGCGGCAGTTTCTCAACTGAGACTTGGTCTTCCATGGCGGCCTCAGCGAGCTCCCGATCTGCCTTCATCTCGTCTCTCAAGTCCTTCATGGAGACTTATTCCTTCCAGggcgttgaccttgattgGGAATTTCCAGCGACCACCGATGCAGCAAACCTGGTCTCTCTTGTCCAGGAACTCCGAGCTGCCTTTGGAAAGGACTATGGCATCTCAGCGGCGGTACCAGCGGACTGGGGTAGCATCCAGGGCTTCAACGCAGCCGGTATGGGCAAATAcgtcgacttcttcaactttatGGCCTACGATTTACATGGTTGGGGAATTGATCAAGAGCCAGCAAAGAGTGTTGTCACCTACCAGGCCAGCATAGTTGACATCGCCAACGATCTAATGCCGCTTTGGGCCAATCAGACCGATCCgtctctcatcaacctcggcaTCCCCCTGTACGGCCGCGGGTAcaccctctcctcctccagttGCAAAGAAGCAGGTTGCGCTGCATCGGGGCCAAGCGAAGAAGGTTCCTGTGTCAAAGATCCGACAGGCGTCATGGTGCTGAGTGATATCAAGAAGGCGGTTGCAGCCAATCAAGCTACTGTGGAGCTTGACAGCGAGGCTATGCAGAAGTATGTGACTTGGGGAGGTGATCAGTGGATAGGCTATGACGACGCTGATACGTTGGCACTGAAGATGGCATGGGCTGATGGTCTATGTTTGGGCGGTGCTGTGTTTTGGGCACTCGATAATAATGGCGGTGCGTGGGGTGCTCAAGGTAAAAGTCCCTGCAAGGCGTAA
- a CDS encoding related to methyltransferase, whose amino-acid sequence MSPPARKKRADLGSSGSTSPRVDAESGLLPPEYWSQLPEEESAPGDEDSAVLDNASSTASLTSSILQYRTINGRAYQSERGNPEYWGPIDDTGQEAMDINHHVLTLLLGDKLYLAPVPEDIQTAVDIGTGTGIWAMEFADKFSNASVIGTDLAPIQPGWIPPNLEFQIEDCTQEWTFQPNTFDYIHMRWLVGSIADWKSLFKEAYKCLKPGGYIESYEPSSRVESDDGTVQPGRRPFTIFEENIQREAMREAGFMDIEERDFKNPVGGWPKDPKYRSVGQFMQTAFEQDAQGTVLHMATALGWAEEEITVFTSHFRREIRSPKIHSYFRQKVVWGRKPL is encoded by the exons ATGTCCCCGCCTGCTCGCAAGAAGCGTGCCGATTTAGGTTCGAGCGGTTCAACGTCGCCGCGCGTAGATGCGGAGAGCGGCCTTCTACCACCAGAGTATTGGTCACAACTGCCAGAG GAGGAAAGCGCACCAGGCGATGAGGACTCAGCTGTGCTTGATAATGCTAGCTCAACTGCGTCGTTAACATCCAGTATCCTTCAGTATCGAACTATCAATGGGAGGGCATACCAGAGTGAGCGGGGAAATCCCGAGTACTG GGGACCCATCGATGACACCGGCCAAGAGGCAATGGATATCAA CCACCATGTGCTCACTCTCTTACTGGGCGATAAGCTGTACCTGGCACCAGTCCCAGAGGATATTCAG ACTGCAGTAGACATTGGAACGGGAACTG GGATCTGGGCCAT GGAGTTCGCGGATAAGTTTTCAAATGCTTCCGTAATCGGCACGGATCTTGCACCAATTCAGCCTGGTTGGATCCCACCCAATCTGGAATT CCAAATTGAAGACTGTACCCAAGAATGGACCTTCCAGCCCAACACCTTCGACTACATCCATATGCGATGGCTCGTCGGCAGCATCGCAGATTGGAAGTCTCTGTTCAAGGAAGCTTATAAGTGCCTCAAACCAGGGGGCTATATCGAGAGCTACGAGCCATCATCACGCGTCGAAAGCGACGACGGTACAGTTCAGCCAGGCA GACGACCTTTTACGATTTTCGAGGAGAACATCCAGAGGGAAGCAATGCGAGAAGCAGGATTTATGGACATAGAGGAGCGTGACTTCAAG AATCCTGTGGGAGGATGGCCAAAGGATCCGAAGTACCGAAGTGTAGGGCAGTTTATGCAGACTGCCTTCGAACAAGACGCTCAGGGAACAGTTCTTCATATGGCTACTGCGCTGGGATGGGCTGAGGAAGAAATCACTGTCTTCACCTCTCACTTTAGACGCGAGATTCGATCACCTAAGATCCATTCGTATTTTAGACAGAAGGTTGTTTGGGGACGGAAGCCTCTTTGA
- a CDS encoding related to ankyrin, with amino-acid sequence MELLDDEEDGPVDAPLNDNNTYTLGRIGKHNVVIAALPSGQYGTTSAANVARDMVRTFPNIRIGLMVGIGGGVPMKHDIRLGDIVVSSPNRRDGGVIQYDYGKAMQGQGLLIKGSLNQPPISILTAMTKLRAIQTRRGHNLQKIVESVLAKNARLVNEFQRPPLEADKLYKPDFIHAVPGETCSLTCDETKIVPRTPRSSKEDSHKVHYGLIASGNQVMKNATIRDKLAEDEEVLCFEMEAAGLNNHFPCVVIRGICDYSDSHKNDIWQGFAAMMAAAYAKELLLQISPHKVEAEKNIEKIFAAVYEPILEMSEKIGALDLRRKREDELKILDWISKSEYTSQQYQFIQQRQPHTGQWFLECENLQTWLHSEGTMLYCPGMPGAGKTIMSATIIEYLASGLDQSAKLGFVYCNYEKKSEQTTRKLFASLLRQLAQSFSPLPDVITSFYLTKDHGRQPATMQEIIETLHAVVDMCPRAFIVIDALDELEATDSCQSTFVSEIRRLRDQAAANVLISSRTNQRLQEMLGPCSTEEIYAHDEDVRLYVDQRMTEIPMLSDDNPDLPDKGKDKLKSAIREGVTRAARGVFLAAPCFMEILKGKTTSNQILTTLRQFRSRPGTYNDAYEKTMVQIRNQGPEQRDLARRALTWLTFAKSPLTFLELQYALSVRPGVSALAEGDLQNINKIDHVTMGLVSIEESSNSVTLLHHTTMQYFRANPGALLFSDEQTLTGTDINGTALRQVHLEITLTCDAYRYLAFPVFEIGRRYRNSEDRRKHQDLYPLSRYVIRNLTYHAIMAGLVNPARLHSRAYAALSSPYI; translated from the exons ATGGAGCTTCtcgacgacgaggaagatgggcCTGTTGATGCACCGCTGAATGATAACAACACCTATACTCTTGGACGAATCGGGAAACACAATGTTGTAATCGCAGCTCTGCCGTCGGGACAGTATGGAACGACTAGTGCTGCAAATGTTGCAAGAGATATGGTACGTACCTTTCCTAACATCAGAATTGGTCTGATGGTAGGTATTGGTGGCGGAGTTCCAATGAAACATGATATTCGCCTTGGCGATATTGTTGTCAGCTCCCCTAACCGGCGTGACGGAGGTGTGATCCAGTACGATTACGGAAAAGCGATGCAAGGCCAAGGGTTGCTGATCAAGGGTTCCTTGAACCAACCACCAATATCCATCTTGACAGCGATGACCAAGCTACGCGCGATACAGACAAGGCGAGGCCACAACCTTCAGAAAATTGTCGAGTCAGTATTAGCTAAGAACGCACGACTCGTCAACGAGTTCCAGCGCCCTCCTCTGGAAGCCGATAAGCTTTATAAGCCTGATTTTATTCATGCTGTACCAGGTGAAACATGTTCTTTGACCTGTGATGAGACCAAGATCGTTCCACGGACCCCACGATCATCAAAGGAGGATTCTCACAAGGTCCATTACGGTCTCATTGCTTCGGGAAACCAGGTGATGAAAAATGCTACCATCCGGGATAAGCTtgccgaagacgaagaggttCTGTgctttgagatggaagcaGCGGGCTTAAATAACCATTTCCCTTGCGTTGTTATTAGAGGTATATGTGATTACTCTGATTCACATAAGAATGACATATGGCAAGGATTTGCTGCAATGATGGCAGCTGCATATGCAAAAGAACTTCTTTTGCAGATCTCTCCTCACAAGGTCGAAGCGGAGAAGAACATAGAGAAGATTTTTGCTGCTG TCTATGAGCCTATACTTGAGATGAGTGAAAAGATCGGGGCTCTGGATCTCAGGCGGAAGAGAGAGGATGAACTCAAGATCCTAGATTGGATCAGTAAGTCTGAGTATACGTCACAGCAGTATCAATTTATCCAGCAACGCCAACCTCACACGGGTCAGTGGTTCTTAGAATGCGAGAATTTGCAAACATGGCTGCACTCAGAAGGAACAATGCTTTACTGTCCCGGTATGCCTGGTGCCGGCAAGACAATCATGTCTGCAACTATCATTGAGTACCTTGCTTCGGGGCTCGACCAGAGTGCAAAACTTGGATTTGTTTATTGCAACTATGAGAAGAAAAGCGAGCAAACTACGCGAAAACTATTTGCAAGTTTGCTAAGGCAGTTGGCACAGTCATTTTCTCCTTTACCAGACGTCATTACATCTTTCTACCTGACGAAAGACCATGGAAGACAACCAGCTACTATGCAAGAGATTATTGAAACTCTACACGCTGTTGTAGATATGTGCCCAAGAGCTTTTATCGTCATCGATGCTTTGGACGAACTCGAAGCAACAGACAGCTGCCAGTCGACATTTGTCTCCGAAATCCGCAGGCTCCGGGACCAAGCCGCGGCAAATGTCCTGATTAGTTCGCGTACCAATCAGAGATTACAAGAAATGCTTGGACCGTGCTCGACGGAGGAGATCTATGCTCATGACGAAGATGTAAGGTTGTATGTCGATCAGCGGATGACCGAGATACCCATGCTCAGCGACGACAACCCAGATTTGCCAGATAAAGGGAAAGACAAACTGAAGAGTGCAATAAGAGAAGGGGTTACACGAGCAGCGAGGGGAGT GTTTCTCGCTGCTCCGTGCTTTATGGAAATTTTGAAGGGGAAGACAACAAGCAATCAGATATTGACCACTTTGAGGCAGTTTCGCAGCCGTCCAGGGACTTACAATGACGCTTACGAGAAAACCATGGTGCAAATTCGGAATCAAGGCCCAGAACAACGGGACTTGGCAAGAAGGGCACTGACATGGCTGACATTTGCAAAATCTCCACTTACATTTTTAGAACTTCAGTACGCCCTTAGTGTGCGACCCGGGGTTTCCGCACTCGCAGAGGGAGATCTACAAAACATCAATAAGATTGATCATGTGACCATGGGTCTAGTAAGCATTGAAGAGTCTTCAAACTCCGTCACATTGCTTCATCACACGACTATGCAATATTTTCGAGCGAACCCTGGCGCTCTTTTGTTCTCCGATGAACAGACGCTGACAGGGACTGATATCAATGGCACTGCTCTGAGGCAGGTCCATCTAGAGATAACCCTCACCTGCGATGCTTATCGTTATCTGGCTTTCCCCGTCTTTGAAATCGGACGCCGTTATAGGAACTCCGAAGATCGCCGAAAACATCAGGACTTGTATCCGCTGTCTCGCTATGTCATTCGTAATCTGACGTACCACGCTATCATGGCAGGGCTCGTTAATCCAGCTAGGCTGCACTCCAGAGCCTACGCAGCCCTATCATCGCCCTACATCTAG
- a CDS encoding related to agglutinin isolectin 1 precursor — translation MELSLAYFLCILSLASASFPFNFGLSSSPVLLPRAKNPTSKDGNCGSNSETNATCLTSTFGNCCSEKGFCGKTSAYCNEGCQSAFGSCSSSDDGQLVSTSGSCGATSTSNITCEGSSYGDCCSEKGYCGKNATYCGAGCQSMFGSCSSSDESSTTTATSDKTSTSTSAASTSLGAISIDGNCGSNSDTNATCQDSTFGDCCSAKGYCGKTSDYCASGCQSDFGSCDSSSSSASESASSATSSSESSSSTPSTTPSTAGLSTGAKAGIAVGSVIGGLGAIGLVAFLVLRRKNRKSSQQLTDSDAGKPNDETRYELHDERTHEMHAQNLVELPADYGRVDDRAAAGYDGAYRGH, via the exons ATGGAGCTCTCTCTGGCGTACTTTCTGTGTATACTTTCTCTAGCCTCAGCCTCGTTCCCCTTCAACTTTGGACT CTCATCCTCTCCCGTTCTACTACCACGCGCGAAAAATCCCACTAGCAAAGACGGCAACTGTGGTTCCAACTCGGAGACTAACGCGACATGCCTCACATCCACTTTCGGTAACTGCTGCTCCGAGAAAGGGTTCTGCGGCAAAACGAGTGCCTATTGTAATGAGGGCTGCCAAAGTGCCTTTGGTAGCTGCTCGTCGAGTGATGATGGACAGCTGGTGAGCACGTCGGGCTCGTGTGGTGCGACGTCGACTAGTAACATCACTTGTGAAGGCAGCTCGTATGGAGACTGCTGTTCTGAGAAGGGCTACTGTGGCAAGAATGCGACCTATTGTGGTGCTGG GTGCCAGAGTATGTTCGGCAGTTGTTCATCCAGTGACGAGTCCTCCACGACAACCGCGACGTCTGACAAgacttcaacctcgacatcGGCGGCGTCAACGAGTCTTGGTGCTATATCCATCGACGGAAACTGCGGTTCCAATTCGGATACCAACGCCACCTGCCAAGATAGCACATTTGGCGATTGCTGTTCGGCAAAGGGATACTGTGGCAAGACCTCGG ATTATTGCGCCTCTGGTTGCCAGAGTGACTTCGGTTCCTGCGattcgtcatcctcatctgcatctgagTCTGCTTCCTCGGCGACATCCTCCTCCGAatcctcctcgtcaaccCCGTCCACAACCCCGTCGACAGCCGGCCTCAGCACCGGTGCCAAGGCCGGAATTGCGGTCGGATCTGTCATTGGCGGGCTCGGAGCAATAGGACTTGTGGCTTTTCTTGTGCTACGAAGGAAAAACAGAAAGTCTTCCCAGCAACTTACAGATAGCGATGCGGGCAAACCTAACGACGAGACGAGATATGAGTTACATGACGAAAGAACGCATGAGATGCATGCCCAGAATCTGGTTGAGTTACCTGCTGATTACGGAAGGGTTGATGACCGGGCTGCGGCAGGGTATGATGGGGCGTACAGAGGACATTAA